The Fusarium oxysporum Fo47 chromosome II, complete sequence genome includes a region encoding these proteins:
- a CDS encoding Endonuclease/exonuclease/phosphatase, with translation MTQLDIPSTASLRMEVLAKHQRMPLRILTFNVRYATNNREHNEKPWDVRRPKLINQLNFVTAGHESPFICLQECLNHQVNEIQEDLGSHWKHIGRGRGEKPEDGEFSPIFYRNDVWKNVRKEVRWLSKTPEKPSRGWDAVLNRIVTMGEFEHRVTGTRVVVFSTHFDHIGVKARQHSAELLIKFAKEWGQAGDKKASAVLIGGDFNSEPEDGAYKTITASGSGISDVSDLVPKHKHYGNETTYTSFGEGWQPSRIDFLFIQEPRTAHVNTFGVLANGFDDGVRVSDHRPVVSDLDIVV, from the coding sequence ATGACTCAACTCGACATCCCCTCGACCGCATCTCTCAGAATGGAAGTCCTCGCCAAGCACCAGAGAATGCCTCTGCGCATCCTCACCTTCAACGTTCGCTACGCAACAAACAATCGCGAACATAATGAGAAACCCTGGGACGTGCGTCGGCCTAAGCTCATCAATCAATTGAACTTCGTCACCGCCGGTCATGAGAGCCCCTTCATTTGCCTCCAGGAATGTCTCAACCACCAAGTCAACGAGATCCAGGAGGATCTGGGCTCTCATTGGAAACACATTGGCCGTGGACGCGGAGAGAAACCCGAGGACGGAGAGTTTTCTCCTATTTTCTATCGCAACGATGTATGGAAGAACGTACGGAAGGAGGTCCGATGGCTGAGCAAGACACCTGAGAAGCCCTCTCGCGGTTGGGATGCAGTCCTGAACCGAATCGTCACAATGGGAGAATTCGAACACCGAGTCACAGGTACCCGCGTCGTAGTATTCAGCACACATTTCGACCACATCGGCGTCAAGGCCCGTCAGCACAGTGCCGAGCTCCTCATCAAGTTCGCCAAAGAATGGGGCCAAGCAGGCGACAAGAAGGCATCGGCCGTGCTCATCGGCGGCGACTTCAACAGCGAGCCCGAGGATGGCGCGTACAAGACTATCACGGCGTCTGGGTCAGGCATCTCTGACGTGTCGGACCTGGTGCCCAAGCATAAACACTACGGCAACGAAACTACGTACACGAGCTTCGGGGAGGGTTGGCAACCCTCGCGTATCGACTTCCTGTTCATCCAAGAGCCGAGAACAGCTCATGTCAATACTTTTGGGGTTCTAGCGAATGGGTTTGATGATGGCGTTCGTGTTTCTGATCACCGACCTGTCGTGTCAGACCTGGACATTGTGGTTTGA